A single Neospora caninum Liverpool complete genome, chromosome VIIb DNA region contains:
- a CDS encoding putative bromodomain-containing protein codes for MEPPVPLVPQGAGTPGSSSHANGASGGTLPRHLKRKFAGIIDACRRCRDFHLFLEPVDVVAMECPTYYDLIQHPMDLTTMEEKLRKNAYGSEEDFLRDMILIFTNCRLFNRPGNPAGDFVLSLCAKSEEKFAEEWTKFLKDANKSAKAIKAFHEFFRSQVGGPTRDAEGGRGGGEKGISGRREQKDSSHASGAKDKKPRHGKAQPSAGVSAGESPQVEKNPTGATASLVDPTPQPTSLLSDAGEASASPSSPLRRGSTDGNASQQSALASRQLETSLASPDAAGSTVWVPALPSPGASSLPLEAPASSNEPRPSLSPSRLPSLEAALLPQTSLSSSDSLAGPPGASSGPSSGPSSGPSSGLSSSSGLSPDAEAGRDSKSSFAHAELEATRADAAGEAAWGSDSAKAGERGLHAPLKTNPFLSGCTKTWQVYCKDYMVRPLKSDRYGYLFGTPVMSSAELPQAVKENYSKIISRPMDYSTIWTKLSSRCYEHPDEFRDDVLLVFDNCMTFNPRHDEDCGWLHEVALRQKEKFLEKWKRWSPKVFAAFRQQKQAESALRSPVIHAQTSFSSSFSSFSSSSSSSSSSASSCPSSAAASSSEMLSVEQFPNHEEREKPKSVERKEETAMKREGGTGEKPRGIVDNSTYRTLVTDLFGEEALDDELPSRTDDGPPDASLLQASSQPPSEASSPPPLPVSLPGTGENLPASSPSEPSQHREEAALPSSLPASLSVSAVQESGELCLTTDVAVASGRSSASTGAEQAGTGGDAPQESETFSAAEEARGLAAPEKGTTVQDETDGNGVQEDPRRREESGACGALPSACGRPSQPQEVDAALRIPAHAADAEADGGEARVHVSSKEKKKKEKKEKKEKKEKKEKKHSDHKGKRRSSGDGGDTHTAFASFPPVLPPFPDPSTFPLDHQAPIQPSTDVSFPQPGTSLLPHSHSVHSSPPAFPGEPQRPLPVSVFAFPAASLAGNPPLVSGGAEGGALGMSTTELGETETKHEQFGGSLVGGLSASPALAAETGEEQETRCLAPSLSASYSPLSPSPSLGLRVPAHVPGIPSQACTSSPEGPEGAAKDEEQGQVVLLLNWRPTETGKASGTREESGSEVAASRQKAEASSVSRWFLIEDERGSGEKEESEDPEREKKGQKEEGREEEKEEVFDSEETSELRGVESVVDGASALSLTRLSFIAFREGGEEEQEAGDCVGEASEEQAFFDCLLAFHLRRPDLLTAALEAAAAGTGLPALLGSVERRRAVREQAKRETGGRDCARLETHAENPELDSEEHRDGEEALEEPGLLMMEEEEKKALLTLAAAISAVSPREASSVSSRRPASSAEFLPPACASAPRQWLTPETEKRSSFLARLCLLLEAGEGEASQGRQSLSGEHGAGIAAREESEWRCASLCGDTPLSSESERAGDAAHGLARTRNGEGRGGEAGEATTGSERSDGRASACLPESRQKSVSLGVFPPRQFHLHDVGLFHLSKKVVLQPACSRPFEETLSLSPLDAGER; via the exons ATGGAACCTCCCGTGCCTCTTGTCCCTCAGGGGGCAGGCACCCctggctcttcttctcacgCAAACGGCGCTTCGGGAGGGACTTTGCCTCGGCACTTGAAGCGGAAATTCGCAGGGATcatcgacgcatgcagacgatGCAGAGATTTCCATCTTTTCCTCGAGCCGGTGGATGTAGTGGCCATGGAGTGCCCAACTTACTATGACCTGATCCAGCATCCGATGGACCTGACCACGATGGAGGAGAAGCTGCGGAAAAACGCGTAcggcagcgaagaggacTTTCTCCGTGACATGATTCTTATATTCACCAACTGCAGACT GTTCAATCGCCCCGGGAACCCTGCAGGCGATTTCGTCTTGTCGCTGTGCGCCAAGTCGGAGGAGAAGTTCGCAGAAGAGTGGACAAAGTTCCTGAAAGACGCAAACAAATCCGCCAAGGCCATCAAGGCGTTTCACGAGTTCTTCCGGTCCCAGGTTGGCGGCCCGACGCGAGACGctgaaggcggcagaggcggtggagagaaagggataTCGGGCCGTCGCGAGCAAAAGGACTCTTCGCATGCTTCGGGcgcaaaagacaaaaaacccCGACACGGCAAGGCGCAGCCATCggcaggtgtctctgccgGCGAGTCTCCTCAGGTCGAGAAGAACCCGACAGGCGCGACTGCTTCTCTCGTGGATCCAACGCCCCAGCCGACCTCTCTCCTcagcgacgcaggagaggcttccgcctcgccctcgtcgcctcttcgccgaGGCTCCACTGACGGCAATGCTTCGCAGCAGTCTGCGCTGGCCTCCAGGCAGCTTGAGAcatctctcgcttctcctgaCGCCGCGGGCTCGACCGTTTGGGTGCCtgcgctgccttcgcctggcgcttcttctctgcctttggAAGCGCCGGCGTCGAGCAACGAacctcgtccttctctctctccctctcgtcttccgtccCTCGAAGCCGCGCTGCTCCCAcaaacgtctctctcttcctccgatTCTCTCGCTGGCCCTCCTGGCGCTTCTTCTGGTCCTTCATCTGGTCCCTCATCTGGTCCTTCTTCtggtctctcttcgtcttctggaCTTTCGCCTGATGCAGAGGCAGGGCGAGATTCGAAGTCGTCTTTCGCTCACGCTGAGTTAGAGGCGACACgcgcagacgccgcaggcgaagcagcctggggaagcgacagcgcgaaagcgggagagcggggactgcatgcgcccctCAAAACAAATCCGTTTCTCTCAGGATGCACGAAAACCTGGCAAGTCTACTGCAAAGATTAT ATGGTTCGTCCGTTGAAGAGCGACCGCTACGGCTACCTCTTTGGCACTCCGGTCATGTCGTCTGCGGAGCTGCCGCAAGCAGTCAAGGAAAACTACTCAAAAATCATTTCTCGTCCGATGGACTACAGCACAATATGG ACGAAACTCAGTTCGCGCTGTTACGAGCACCCAGACGAATTCCGAGACGACGTTCTTCTG GTCTTTGATAATTGCATGACTTTCAATCCCCGGCACGACGAGGACTGCGGCTGGTTGCACGAAGTGGCGTTgcggcagaaagagaaattCTTGGAAAAGTGGAAACGATGGTCCCCCAAAGTGTTTGCCGCCTTCCGACAGCAAAAGCAAGCTGAGTCTGCACTCCGTTCTCCTGTCATCCACGCCCAaacttctttctcttcttccttttcctccttttcttcctcttcttcctcttcttcctcttccgcttcgtcttgcccttcttccgctgctgcgtcttcttcggagATGCTGAGTGTTGAGCAGTTTCCTAATcacgaggagcgagagaagccgaagtcggtggagaggaaagaagaaaccgcgatgaagcgagagggaggaacaggagagaaacctCGAGGGATTGTCGACAACTCCACGTACAG GACGCTCGTCACCGATCTCttcggagaagaagcgttAGACGACGAGTTGCCTTCCCGGACTGACGACGGCCCTCCCgatgcctctcttcttcaggcTTCTTCCCAACCCCCTTCAGAAgcttcgtcgccgccgccACTGCCGGTTTCCCTTCCTGGCACTGGCGAAAATCtccccgcttcctctccctctgagCCTTCGCAGCATCGTGAAGAAGcggcgcttccttcttctctccctgcgtcgctttctgtctcagCTGTccaagagagcggcgagctTTGCCTGACGACAGACGTGGCTGTCGCGAGTGGTCGGAGCTCGGCGTCGACCGGGGCGGAACAGGCGGGGacgggcggagacgcgccgcaggaaagcgagacTTTCTCCgcggccgaggaggcgagagggctAGCCGCAccggagaaaggaacgacCGTGCAAGACGAAACGGACGGCAACGGCGTTCAAGAAGATccaaggagacgcgaggaaagcggcgcGTGCGGCGCTCTGCCTTCGGCCTGTGGCCGCCCGAGTCAGCCACAGGAAGTCGACGCCGCGTTGAGGAttccggcgcatgcagccgatGCTGAGGCGGATGGCGGAGAAGCAAGGGTGCACGTGAGttcgaaagagaagaagaaaaaggagaagaaggagaagaaagagaagaaggagaagaaggagaaaaaacactcCGACCACAAGGGGAAACGCCGAAGCAGTGGCGACGGGGGCGACACCCACACcgcgttcgcgtctttccctcccgttcttcctccaTTTCCAGATCCGTCAACGTTTCCCCTGGATCACCAGGCTCCGATTCAGCCCTCCACAGACGTATCCTTTCCTCAGCCGGGaacctctctccttcctcattCTCATTCTGTTCattcgtctccgcctgcttTCCCGGGCGAACCTCAGCGGCctttgcctgtctccgttttcgcttttcctgcCGCGTCGCTGGCCGGGAACCCGCCGCTTGTCTCtggcggcgcagaaggcggtgCGCTGGGCATGTCCACGACCGAGCTCGgtgaaacggagacaaaacacGAGCAATTTGGGGGCTCGCTGGTCGgcggcctctccgcgtcccccgcgctcgcggctgaaaccggagaagagcaggaaactcgctgtctcgcgccttcgctttcggCGTCGTATTCCCCtctttcgccctcgccctcccTCGGCCTTCGGGTTCCTGCGCACGTCCCTGGAATCCCGTCCCAGGCGTGCACTTCCTCTCCAGAAGGACCCGAAGGCGCGGCGAAAGATGAAGAGCAAGGCCAGGTGGTTCTGTTGCTCAACTGGCGACCtacagagacaggcaaagcCTCGGGCACACGCGAAGAG TCAGGCTCTGAGGTCGCGGCGAGCcggcagaaggcggaagcttcttccgtctctcgctggttTTTGATCGAGgacgagcgaggcagcggagaaaaggaagagagcgaagatccagaacgagaaaagaagggacaaaaggaagaagggagagaagaagagaaggaagaggtgTTTGACTCT GAGGAGACTTCTGAGCTCCGCGGCGTCGAGTCTGTCGTGGACGGCGCGTCTGCTTTGTCTCTAACCCGCCTCTCATTCATTGCCTTTCgggagggaggggaagaagaacaggaggcaggcgactGCGTGGGGGAAGCCAGCGAAGAGCAGGCGTTCttcgactgtctcctcgccttccatCTTCGCCGCCCTGACCTTCTAACCGCCGCACTCGAAGCGGCAGCTGCAGGCACAGGCCTCCCGGCTCTGCTCGGGAGTGTtgagagacgccgagctgTCAGAGAGCaagcaaaacgcgagacCGGTGGACGCGACTGCGCGAGATTGGAAACTCACGCGGAAAACCCCGAACTCGACTCAGAAGAACACCGGGACGGTgaagaggcgctggaagAACCCGGACTTCTCATgatggaagaggaagagaagaaggcactGCT GACGCTCGCTGCGGCGAtttccgccgtctctccccgcgaggcctcgtctgtctcttcgcgtcggcctgcttcttctgcggaGTTTCTTCCACCTGCCTGCGCCTCCGCCCCGCGTCAGTGGTTGACCCCtgaaacggagaagcgcTCGAGTTTCCTCGCAcgactctgtctccttctggaggcgggcgagggcgaagcttCGCAGGGTCGCCAGAGCCTGAGCGGCGAACACGGGGCCGGGATagcggcgcgagaggaatCAGAGTGGCGCTGCGCGAGCCTCTGCGGAGACACTCCGCTGAGCTCCGAATCCGAAAGAGCCGGGGACGCGGCGCACGGTCTGGCGAGAACCCGAAatggagaaggcagaggcggagaggccggGGAGGCGACAAccgggagcgagaggagcgacggaaGAGCGAGCGCCTGCTTGCCAGAGTCACGGCAGAAAAGCGTTTCTCTCGGGGTCTTTCCTCCACGACAGTTTCATCTCCACGACGTAGGTCTTTTTCATCTTTCCAAGAAAGTCGTTCTGCAGCCGGCTTGTTCTCGGCCGTTTGAGGaaactctctctctctctcctcttgacGCCGGCGAGCGCTAG